In a genomic window of Quercus lobata isolate SW786 chromosome 4, ValleyOak3.0 Primary Assembly, whole genome shotgun sequence:
- the LOC115985272 gene encoding probably inactive leucine-rich repeat receptor-like protein kinase At5g48380 has protein sequence MKDKDKILDWPLRIKIAIGIARGIACLLHNYHFSVVHLSLSLNAIILDQNFDAKISNFGEAIILKPGGLMFVNSSDNDLSNRVLDGSGVTELDFFRKDVYDFGILLFELITGKTPIQIYNYSNHLDGSYIDWITCLLTCSSLMCNFIDKSLIVLGFDNDVFQLLRIAGACIKPLPCQRPTTLGLYHVISILRKNYGLINNDPEILRQSEIATASASKEIVEAESI, from the coding sequence ATGAAAGATAAGGATAAGATCTTGGATTGGCCTTTGAGGATTAAAATTGCCATCGGGATAGCAAGAGGCATAGCATGCCTTCTCCATAACTATCATTTCTCAGTAGTCCATCTCAGCTTGAGTTTGAATGCTATCATACTTGATCAGAATTTTGACGCCAAGATATCAAATTTTGGAGAGGCAATAATATTGAAACCCGGAGGACTAATGTTTGTGAACTCAAGTGACAATGACTTGAGCAATAGAGTTCTTGATGGCAGTGGAGTTACGGAGTTGGATTTTTTCAGAAAGGATGTCTATGATTTTGGCATTTTGCTTTTTGAGCTAATTACAGGAAAGACACCcattcaaatatataattattcaaACCATTTGGATGGGAGTTACATTGATTGGATTACTTGTCTTTTGACTTGCTCTTCTTTAATGTGCAATTTCATTGATAAATCTCTTATTGTGTTAGGTTTTGATAATGATGTCTTTCAGTTGCTCAGAATTGCTGGTGCCTGCATTAAGCCCTTACCTTGTCAAAGGCCCACAACCCTTGGATTGTACCATGTGATAAGCATCCTTAGAAAGAATTATGGCCTCATAAATAATGACCCGGAGATATTGAGGCAATCTGAAATTGCAACTGCTAGTGCTTCGAAAGAAATTGTTGAGGCTGAAAGTATATAG